A stretch of DNA from Temnothorax longispinosus isolate EJ_2023e chromosome 2, Tlon_JGU_v1, whole genome shotgun sequence:
AGCCTTCCTTTAGCGTCAGGATGGCAGTGTGAACGGCATCGTCCAATTCCAGATCCTCACTGTACCTCTTTTCGAGGAACGTTTTGccattaatgaaatttttacccATTGCGGTTGCTTTCCATGCGAAATATGTGCCAGATGGATCACATTGGAACAAATAGGGCCTGTCATTGTCCCAACCGCAGATCAGAAGAGACACTCCAAAGGGTCTAACACCTCTACAAATTAGCAATGACAACAATTTAATACTATCGCTTACTTGATTACCTCTTACTACAGTCAGAAACTGCACATTTACATTTGGTTAGATAActtttctgtatttaaaatttaaaaatatataatttttaatttaaaatttgagtaaaaatacaaatggTCAAAGACTAATAGCTCACCCAGATTGCGTGTACTCTTGCATGACCATCGCAACGCGTTGCACGAGTTGCGCGGTCGGGATAGGTTCTCGATACACCAGGAGATACTGTTGTGCCATTTTCCGTGCTTGCTTCACTAGTAATCGGTAATCTGGGCCCATGCCACTGTAGACCATGCCGATGTGCTTCGTGATCATTTCGACCTTGCTTACGCTATGTTCGTCGTAGAGGATGGACTTGTGCTTGTTTTCCGTAGCAAGAACGACGCCGTTTAACGCCTTGATGCCGACGCTCGGCGCGCCGGCGGCTACCGCGGCCAAGGCATATTCTATTTGCACTAATTTGCCCGATGGACTGTAAAAAACAGTATCATTAATCGTATGAATTACatgatatacaaataattataaatgttatgaCATGATCTTGTACTTTTAGATTTAACACATATGCTCCAGAGATTTTGACAAGTCATCCTGTCATACGTTACGTTTAGCATTTTCAAATCTTAGTACACTTGAACAAAGTGATTATTTATGCATTTGTCAACAAATCGCCAAT
This window harbors:
- the Prosalpha2 gene encoding proteasome subunit alpha type-2; translated protein: MASERYSFSLTTFSPSGKLVQIEYALAAVAAGAPSVGIKALNGVVLATENKHKSILYDEHSVSKVEMITKHIGMVYSGMGPDYRLLVKQARKMAQQYLLVYREPIPTAQLVQRVAMVMQEYTQSGGVRPFGVSLLICGWDNDRPYLFQCDPSGTYFAWKATAMGKNFINGKTFLEKRYSEDLELDDAVHTAILTLKEGFEGQMTADNIEVGICDANGFRKLDPSNVKDYLANIP